The Desmodus rotundus isolate HL8 chromosome 3, HLdesRot8A.1, whole genome shotgun sequence genome includes a region encoding these proteins:
- the XKR8 gene encoding XK-related protein 8, which yields MPWSLRTTLFWDVILGVLGISAFLIHLGTDLWAVSQYVLSGHYLWTALVLTLLGLSSVSLQVFSWVWLRSDPADLHSSQPSSRCLALLHLLQLGYLYRCMQGLRQGLLVWQQEVPSEFDLAYADFLSLDISMLRLFETFLEKTPQLTLVLAIVLQSGQTEYYQWAGICTSFLGISWALLDYHRALRTCLPSKPVLGLGSSVIYFLWNLLLLWPRVLAVALFSALFPRYVTLHFLGLWLVLLFWVWVQGTNFMPDPCSEWLYRTMVATILYFAWFNVAEGRTRGRSIIHLVFLLSDSILMVVTWVTQSAWLPGGILLHILLPVGGISFLLGLVLRLVYYRWLHPSCRWEPAEVDGTRGLRCVELYQLPQNRRMVHLAHNFFPKAWEEAASP from the exons ATGCCCTGGTCACTCCGCACCACTCTCTTTTGGGACGTGATCCTGGGCGTATTGGGCATCTCTGCTTTCCTGATCCACCTGGGCACCGACCTGTGGGCTGTGAGCCAGTATGTGCTCAGCGGTCACTACCTGTGGACCGCACTGGTGTTGACGCTGCTGGGCCTCTCCTCGGTCTCACTGCAAGTCTTCAGCTGGGTCTGGCTGCGCTCCGACCCCGCTGACCTGCACTCGTCGCAGCCCTCGAGCCGCTGCCTGGCGCTGCTGCATCTCCTGCAGCTGGGTTACCTGTACAG GTGCATGCAAGGGCTGCGGCAAGGGCTGCTGGTGTGGCAGCAGGAGGTGCCCTCCGAGTTTGACTTGGCCTATGCCGACTTCCTCTCCCTGGACATCAGCATGCTGCGGCTCTTCGAGACCTTCCTGGAGAAGACGCCACAGCTCACGCTGGTGCTGGCCATCGTCCTGCAGAGTGGCCAGACCGAGTACTACCAGT GGGCCGGCATCTGCACGTCCTTCTTGGGCATCTCATGGGCACTGCTTGACTACCACCGGGCCTTGCGCACCTGCCTCCCCTCCAAGCCCGTCCTGGGGCTGGGCTCCTCTGTGATCTACTTCCTGTGGAacctgctgctgctgtggcccCGAGTCCTGGCTGTGGCCCTGTTCTCAGCCCTCTTCCCCCGCTACGTGACTCTGCACTTCTTGGGCCTATGGCTGGTGCTGCTGTTCTGGGTCTGGGTTCAGGGCACCAACTTTATGCCAGATCCCTGCTCTGAGTGGCTGTACCGGACAATGGTGGCCACCATCCTTTATTTTGCCTGGTTCAATGTGGCTGAGGGTCGCACTCGAGGCCGCAGCATCATCCACCTGGTGTTTCTCCTGAGTGACAGCATTCTCATGGTGGTCACCTGGGTAACACAAAGTGCCTGGCTGCCCGGTGGGATCCTGCTGCACATATTGCTGCCTGTGGGCGGCATCAGCTTCCTTTTGGGTCTGGTTCTGCGGCTTGTCTACTACCGCTGGCTGCACCCTAGCTGCCGCTGGGAGCCCGCCGAGGTGGACGGGACCCGGGGCCTCCGCTGTGTTGAGTTGTATCAGCTGCCTCAGAATAGGCGCATGGTCCACTTGGCCCATAATTTTTTCCCTAAGGCTTGGGAAGAGGCTGCTTCTCCATGA